A single genomic interval of Nonomuraea rubra harbors:
- a CDS encoding DUF6086 family protein, translated as MSQYYQVGDQVLWNPSNGVSALFMRSAHALAPETGLPTGLGPMRSDECQIDLEAFAAFVSALVERYERSNHPVLHALMEGFIATALVLVQRGGAELVRSERVDGDGWRDVQVSGPATRLPGGGTAGRWAELSARYARSMPR; from the coding sequence GTGAGCCAGTATTACCAGGTCGGCGATCAAGTCCTCTGGAACCCTTCGAACGGGGTCTCCGCGCTGTTCATGCGATCCGCTCACGCCCTGGCACCGGAGACGGGCCTGCCGACCGGGCTCGGGCCGATGCGGAGCGACGAGTGCCAGATCGACCTGGAGGCCTTCGCCGCCTTCGTGAGCGCACTGGTCGAACGCTACGAGCGTTCGAACCACCCCGTCCTGCACGCGCTCATGGAGGGATTCATCGCCACGGCGCTGGTGCTCGTCCAGCGCGGCGGCGCGGAACTGGTCCGATCGGAGCGGGTGGACGGCGACGGCTGGCGGGACGTGCAGGTGAGCGGCCCTGCCACCAGGCTGCCCGGCGGCGGCACCGCCGGGCGATGGGCGGAGCTTTCGGCGCGGTACGCCCGGTCCATGCCGCGCTGA
- a CDS encoding DUF6461 domain-containing protein, translated as MSGSHEQRGDPVRRVPEDLIADLVILAHRTSKACGRGHTDGAAAPAATGGSLPDRAWPRRNGHVMTSVDEVFPDPVGVLWLKGVAADEVLRGLGADPAVGWSRAQWDDDEGRLGRAALFAVESDGAVLIEPRSCVGSDTALLRRLTASGGEALALSWTVNLHVSVTFAAHGGILATFDPMELFAATGDDPDAVAGWLDSLPVTAAEWHHNGKAAAFALGERLTGIHIDRAWLARPHRLVIPSAAAERPVLFLDKQMRELAAADPRIAALAADPGPDKLPEIIRMAVDLALRTTDLNGELVDEVLELLATGERGDRGAVAGERLRSLHETLRQEAQATYERSGATGYAVPGHDTEIGRLMLRQEAVEALRHALDPDLERAASNALDRARATHLSQENGDHLRHRTLTAIQYYIAHGENWL; from the coding sequence GTGAGCGGATCGCATGAACAGCGCGGAGACCCCGTTCGAAGGGTTCCAGAGGACTTGATCGCCGACCTGGTAATACTGGCTCACCGCACCTCCAAGGCATGTGGACGCGGCCATACTGATGGGGCGGCGGCTCCGGCCGCAACAGGCGGCTCGCTGCCTGACAGGGCTTGGCCTCGCAGAAACGGGCACGTGATGACGAGCGTTGACGAGGTCTTCCCCGACCCGGTGGGTGTCCTCTGGCTCAAGGGCGTCGCCGCCGATGAGGTGCTGCGCGGCCTGGGCGCCGATCCGGCCGTCGGCTGGAGCCGGGCACAGTGGGACGACGACGAGGGGCGGCTCGGGCGTGCGGCGTTGTTCGCCGTCGAGAGTGACGGGGCGGTTCTGATCGAGCCGAGGTCGTGTGTCGGCAGCGACACGGCGCTGCTCCGGCGGCTGACCGCGTCCGGTGGAGAGGCGCTGGCCCTGAGCTGGACCGTCAACCTGCATGTCTCGGTGACCTTCGCCGCGCACGGCGGCATCCTGGCCACCTTCGACCCGATGGAGCTGTTCGCCGCGACCGGCGACGACCCGGACGCCGTAGCCGGCTGGCTGGACTCCTTACCCGTGACGGCCGCCGAATGGCACCACAACGGCAAGGCAGCCGCCTTCGCCCTGGGCGAGCGCCTGACCGGCATCCACATCGACCGCGCCTGGCTGGCCCGTCCCCACCGGCTCGTGATCCCGTCCGCCGCAGCGGAGCGCCCCGTGCTGTTCCTCGACAAGCAGATGCGCGAACTGGCCGCGGCCGACCCCCGCATCGCCGCGCTCGCCGCCGACCCTGGCCCGGACAAGCTGCCGGAGATCATCCGCATGGCCGTGGACCTGGCCCTGCGCACCACCGACCTCAACGGCGAACTCGTGGACGAGGTCCTCGAACTGCTCGCCACAGGGGAACGAGGAGACCGCGGCGCGGTGGCGGGCGAACGGCTCAGAAGCCTGCACGAGACCCTGCGGCAGGAGGCCCAAGCCACGTACGAGCGCTCCGGAGCGACCGGCTACGCCGTGCCCGGCCACGACACGGAGATCGGCCGGCTCATGCTGCGGCAGGAAGCGGTCGAAGCCCTGCGGCACGCACTCGACCCCGACCTGGAGAGAGCCGCCTCCAACGCCCTGGACCGGGCGAGGGCAACCCACTTGAGCCAGGAGAACGGCGACCACCTTCGCCACCGCACCCTCACCGCGATCCAGTACTACATCGCCCACGGCGAGAACTGGCTGTAG
- a CDS encoding ALF repeat-containing protein — protein MVLTLLAGLLRVTPAHAEQPVAADRSHVVAAWQKGGPQVRSAAEAALLGSDEQVSAFLAGGWRQAQRLDERDSLASVIGNGGPALRAKAQAALDADAAGDQSAIATFLQSGWQGPSDIDVRVPVNQLMSAGGEQVKQAAQAVLDSGDTQALREFLESGRQA, from the coding sequence GTGGTCCTGACTCTGCTGGCCGGCCTGCTGCGGGTGACGCCCGCACATGCGGAGCAGCCGGTCGCCGCCGATCGCTCCCACGTGGTGGCGGCCTGGCAGAAGGGCGGCCCGCAGGTTCGATCAGCGGCCGAGGCGGCGCTGCTGGGCTCGGACGAGCAGGTCAGCGCGTTCCTGGCCGGAGGATGGCGCCAGGCGCAGCGTCTCGACGAGCGGGACAGCCTCGCGAGCGTCATCGGCAACGGTGGTCCCGCGCTACGGGCCAAGGCTCAGGCCGCCCTGGACGCCGACGCGGCAGGTGATCAGAGCGCGATCGCCACGTTCCTGCAGAGCGGATGGCAGGGCCCGTCGGACATCGACGTGCGGGTGCCGGTGAACCAGCTGATGAGCGCCGGCGGCGAACAGGTCAAGCAGGCGGCGCAGGCCGTACTGGACTCAGGGGACACCCAGGCGCTGCGGGAGTTCCTGGAGTCGGGCCGGCAGGCGTAG
- a CDS encoding NACHT domain-containing protein, producing MTVGWFNYSDAVKVLGGDGKLIKAIDRLVGGLLHTATGPAGELVVSLFDVQGELSRLSGQLGSALHERFLGLGRYQRTQRIAAAHAVIVVTAFFDTVRQGEAHLGPGRLRMLRSEQAIIAGARDVTGTRLGDLVEQLLHVKLPCPGPTQPYEQVEQALDDYYRLLSQRLLAFLRGLRLWESMTESQREHAERWLTDAVPAEARHRYDELFHRLATEVPEIAYWSARVDHQATRAVIGSLDTGLRDLRRLLESVASGAVPTGIRDALSQHYRMALNQPIISNADLPDEMTMPSLDQAYISPCFRRAIMTSSAKPSEWSWWRNCPLENDLHTFLFGYLTHPSATQLPLLVLGQPGAGKSVLTKILAARLPPEQFAVVRVPLREAPAEQDLQMQIEHAVRQATGDSVRWPALYAGAANLVGVVILDGFDELLQVTGVSSSNYLEKVARFQEREAAQGRPTAVIVTSRTVVAHRARLPRETVVIHLDPFNETQIERWLDMWNRLNAEYFAGHSLSPLEMPVVARLGELACQPLLLLMLALYDMDGNPLRHEMGRLDRAQLYERLLVRFARREVRKSGEALSEQALERSVERELLRLSVVAFAMFNRYSQWATEEELAGDLLHLLSEQTTQPDEFETPLNAAELIVGRFFFVHESQAVQEDRKRKAYEFLHSTFGEYLVARLTTHEVEDLVAAAELHTGHARRNRPNDDFLHALLSHSPLSSRESVLEFLQDLIHGLDPGLRDKLKRTLLALFHDALHYRSSSAYGAYLPARVRGLRTAPMQFATYSLNLFLLLTLAGGEVTGAELFPEPAATAGTPTSVVSRWRSMARLWRSQIAYNAWMNLVRNVEVQRRWRDGERDLSIHWAGSRGSSPPTFDLYWTFEMGPDHEARGQSSWMHEEFLAAARYFYFLCGYEEELLIHAVAPLAADLSRSLMTVAGYWPDQAMSPANALLRLWLLSSRGAEPTELAGAYADCVLLSQAFAPYAEKDATGFLDIVLGHLRLDAPRLRGVLTLRDLRLGKDKPEMAAKIRSVLAELGLV from the coding sequence GTGACCGTAGGGTGGTTCAACTATTCGGATGCCGTGAAAGTGCTCGGCGGCGACGGGAAACTCATCAAGGCGATCGATCGCCTGGTCGGAGGGCTGCTGCACACCGCTACAGGCCCGGCCGGCGAGCTCGTGGTCAGCCTGTTCGACGTGCAGGGAGAGCTGTCCCGCTTGAGCGGGCAGCTCGGCTCCGCGTTGCACGAGCGTTTCCTGGGGCTCGGCAGATACCAGCGCACCCAGCGCATCGCCGCCGCCCACGCGGTCATCGTCGTCACCGCGTTCTTCGACACCGTCCGGCAGGGCGAAGCGCACCTCGGCCCCGGCAGGCTGCGGATGCTCAGGTCGGAGCAGGCGATCATCGCCGGCGCCCGGGACGTCACCGGCACCAGGCTCGGTGACCTGGTCGAGCAGCTCCTGCACGTCAAGCTCCCCTGCCCGGGCCCGACCCAGCCGTACGAGCAGGTCGAGCAGGCCCTGGACGACTACTACCGGCTGCTGTCGCAACGGCTGCTGGCCTTCCTGCGCGGTCTGCGCCTGTGGGAGTCCATGACCGAGTCCCAGCGCGAGCACGCCGAACGCTGGCTGACCGACGCCGTACCCGCCGAGGCACGCCACCGGTACGACGAGCTCTTCCACCGCCTGGCCACGGAGGTGCCCGAGATCGCGTACTGGTCGGCCCGCGTCGACCACCAGGCCACCCGCGCCGTCATCGGGTCGCTCGACACCGGTCTGCGCGACCTGCGCCGCCTGCTCGAATCGGTCGCGTCGGGAGCCGTGCCCACCGGCATCCGCGACGCGCTCTCCCAGCACTACCGGATGGCGTTGAACCAGCCCATCATCTCCAACGCCGACCTGCCGGACGAGATGACCATGCCCTCGCTCGACCAGGCGTACATCAGCCCGTGCTTCCGGCGGGCGATCATGACCAGCTCGGCGAAGCCGTCCGAATGGAGCTGGTGGCGGAACTGCCCCCTGGAGAACGACCTGCACACGTTCCTCTTCGGCTATCTCACGCACCCGAGCGCCACGCAGCTCCCGCTGCTGGTGCTCGGGCAGCCCGGCGCGGGCAAGTCCGTCCTGACCAAGATCCTGGCGGCCAGGCTGCCGCCCGAGCAGTTCGCGGTCGTCCGCGTCCCGCTCCGGGAGGCGCCGGCCGAGCAGGACCTGCAGATGCAGATCGAGCACGCCGTCCGGCAGGCCACCGGCGACAGCGTGCGCTGGCCCGCGCTGTACGCCGGAGCCGCCAACCTCGTCGGCGTCGTCATCCTGGACGGCTTCGACGAACTCCTCCAGGTGACGGGCGTGAGCAGCTCCAACTACCTGGAGAAGGTGGCGCGCTTCCAGGAGCGCGAGGCGGCCCAGGGAAGGCCCACCGCGGTCATCGTGACCAGCCGTACGGTGGTGGCCCACCGCGCCCGCCTGCCGCGGGAGACCGTGGTGATCCACCTGGATCCGTTCAACGAGACCCAGATCGAGCGGTGGCTGGACATGTGGAACCGGCTGAACGCCGAGTACTTCGCCGGCCATTCCCTCTCCCCGCTGGAGATGCCCGTGGTCGCGCGGCTCGGCGAGCTCGCCTGCCAGCCGCTCCTGCTGCTGATGCTCGCCCTCTACGACATGGACGGAAATCCCCTGCGCCACGAGATGGGCAGGCTGGACCGGGCGCAGCTCTACGAGAGGCTGCTCGTCAGGTTCGCCCGCAGGGAGGTCCGCAAGTCCGGCGAGGCGCTGTCGGAGCAGGCGTTGGAGCGTTCCGTCGAGCGGGAGCTGTTACGGCTGTCGGTCGTGGCGTTCGCGATGTTCAATCGCTACAGCCAGTGGGCGACCGAGGAGGAGCTCGCGGGCGACCTTCTCCACCTGCTCTCCGAGCAGACCACCCAGCCCGACGAGTTCGAGACCCCGCTGAACGCCGCCGAGCTCATCGTCGGACGGTTCTTCTTCGTCCACGAGTCGCAGGCCGTGCAGGAGGACAGGAAGCGGAAGGCCTACGAGTTCCTGCACTCCACGTTCGGCGAGTATCTCGTGGCCCGCCTCACCACCCACGAGGTCGAGGACCTCGTGGCCGCGGCGGAGCTGCACACGGGGCACGCCCGGCGCAACCGGCCGAACGACGACTTCCTGCACGCGCTGCTCTCCCACAGCCCGCTGTCGTCACGGGAGTCGGTGCTGGAGTTCCTGCAGGACCTGATCCACGGGCTCGATCCCGGGTTGCGGGACAAGCTCAAGCGGACCCTGCTCGCCCTGTTCCACGACGCGCTGCACTACCGCAGCTCCTCGGCCTACGGCGCGTACCTGCCGGCACGGGTCCGCGGGCTGCGCACCGCGCCCATGCAGTTCGCCACGTACAGCCTCAACCTGTTCCTCCTGCTGACGCTCGCGGGCGGCGAGGTCACCGGCGCCGAGCTGTTCCCCGAACCGGCGGCCACGGCGGGCACGCCGACCTCCGTGGTGAGCAGGTGGCGGAGCATGGCCCGCCTCTGGCGGTCCCAGATCGCCTACAACGCGTGGATGAACCTCGTCCGGAACGTGGAGGTCCAGCGGCGCTGGCGGGACGGGGAACGCGACCTGTCCATCCACTGGGCCGGGAGCAGGGGATCCAGCCCGCCCACGTTCGACCTCTACTGGACGTTCGAGATGGGGCCGGATCACGAGGCCCGCGGGCAGTCCTCATGGATGCACGAGGAGTTCCTGGCGGCGGCCCGCTACTTCTACTTCCTCTGCGGTTACGAGGAGGAGCTGCTGATCCATGCCGTCGCGCCGCTCGCGGCGGACCTCAGCCGATCGCTCATGACCGTGGCCGGCTACTGGCCGGATCAGGCGATGTCCCCCGCCAACGCCCTGCTCCGCCTGTGGTTGCTCTCCAGCCGAGGCGCCGAGCCGACCGAACTGGCCGGCGCCTACGCCGACTGCGTGCTGCTGAGCCAGGCGTTCGCCCCGTACGCCGAGAAGGACGCCACCGGCTTCCTCGACATCGTCCTGGGGCATCTCAGGCTGGACGCTCCCCGGCTCCGCGGCGTGCTCACCCTTCGCGACCTGCGGCTCGGCAAGGACAAGCCCGAGATGGCGGCGAAGATCCGGTCGGTGCTGGCGGAGCTCGGTCTGGTGTGA
- a CDS encoding FG-GAP-like repeat-containing protein: MSSPPRWATLGVVAAMAASLSVAVGPAPAGASAISPPSLVDDGVHPYPGAAEILAAQNVRLISGDGHILLADCATPAQGDLGLLKIWTTDEAIGSDGIGRVCFKVTASAGVLNLEVPGVFEIRGDGQREGTGHQVTARLRSDDGEQLTVDVDPDGSTQVGLGADPNASPTMLLQLRAGTGPAPGTGEHPAVGKLATTGRECTATLVAPRWALGAASCLATDPNQPQLAEGPPAGATYVAFPGKAAAKVDWLSPRPGRDVVLARLAAPVEGITPIPLAATAPTGAELTAVGHSRTVTATDWTTDRQQSTQVTFTAATPTTLTAATAPLVCSGMAGAPVLNGGKLAAVLSQAGQAGCPGTAGNGTALTAARADDLSTWVSAITTSTAAHTWSLADLPATAAPGSAVGTTADSAFTGTGLPLTATAGATWRTGDTFSPAVELNGTTGTLSAGGPAVGTDADFSLSAWAKPAAGGTVLSQDGVNTAGFKLWAENGSWRFAMSRSDVASPVWDTATAPAGSAPAGVWSQVAVTYKAATGVAILWVNGRNVASVRHTVKWKATGALRAGAHKTGATSLGGHFKGVLSTLQTWNGLSRTPAPNDHDFDGDGRNDVIITDAAGDLWMYPSQGGSGLNTVSGANRVKIGTGWGSLKWIVTDWDADGLADVVMKDSGGDLWMYPNQNGRLVSGARKLVGTGWANYVHAAGNANSRPDADLFGVNNSNGALYYYPDGGGKTPIGNSGWTGYRVFPADFNGDDRADVMAIDTSGELWFYANTSQNGVTLAGRTQSGTGWSTYKLAAMDLSGDGKTDLVALDGSRNLWVYPGLGNGRFGSRSQIGTGWTVNAIG, translated from the coding sequence ATGAGTTCTCCACCGCGCTGGGCGACGCTGGGCGTCGTCGCGGCGATGGCAGCGTCCTTATCCGTAGCCGTCGGGCCGGCGCCGGCCGGCGCGTCCGCGATCTCGCCTCCGTCGCTGGTGGACGACGGCGTCCACCCGTACCCCGGTGCGGCGGAGATCCTGGCGGCTCAGAACGTCAGGCTGATCTCCGGCGACGGCCACATCCTGCTGGCCGACTGCGCCACGCCGGCACAGGGTGACCTCGGCCTGCTGAAGATCTGGACCACCGACGAGGCCATCGGCTCCGACGGGATCGGCCGGGTCTGCTTCAAGGTGACCGCCTCCGCCGGCGTGCTGAACCTCGAGGTCCCGGGCGTGTTCGAGATCCGCGGCGACGGCCAGCGGGAGGGCACCGGTCACCAGGTGACCGCGCGGCTGCGCAGCGACGACGGCGAACAGCTCACCGTCGACGTGGATCCGGACGGCAGCACCCAGGTGGGCCTGGGCGCCGACCCGAACGCGTCGCCGACCATGCTGCTGCAACTCCGTGCCGGCACCGGCCCCGCGCCGGGCACTGGCGAGCACCCGGCCGTCGGCAAGCTGGCCACCACCGGCCGCGAGTGCACCGCGACGCTGGTCGCACCGCGCTGGGCGCTCGGCGCCGCGAGCTGCCTGGCCACCGATCCGAACCAGCCCCAGCTGGCCGAGGGACCGCCTGCCGGCGCGACCTACGTCGCGTTCCCGGGAAAGGCCGCCGCCAAGGTCGACTGGCTGAGCCCGCGTCCCGGCCGCGACGTGGTGCTCGCCCGACTCGCTGCCCCGGTCGAAGGGATCACCCCGATCCCGCTGGCCGCCACCGCTCCCACCGGTGCCGAGCTGACCGCCGTCGGCCACAGCCGCACCGTGACGGCCACCGACTGGACCACCGACCGGCAGCAGAGCACGCAGGTCACCTTCACCGCCGCCACCCCGACGACGCTGACCGCCGCGACCGCCCCGCTCGTGTGCAGCGGGATGGCCGGCGCGCCCGTACTCAACGGCGGCAAGCTCGCCGCCGTGCTCAGCCAGGCGGGCCAGGCAGGCTGCCCCGGCACCGCCGGGAACGGCACCGCCCTCACCGCCGCCCGCGCCGACGATCTCTCGACCTGGGTCAGCGCCATCACCACCAGCACGGCGGCCCACACCTGGTCCCTGGCCGACCTGCCCGCCACAGCCGCTCCGGGCAGCGCCGTCGGCACCACCGCCGACAGCGCCTTCACCGGAACCGGCCTCCCGCTGACCGCCACCGCCGGCGCGACCTGGAGGACCGGCGACACCTTCAGCCCGGCCGTCGAGCTCAACGGCACCACCGGAACCCTCTCTGCCGGCGGCCCCGCCGTCGGCACCGATGCCGACTTCAGCCTCAGCGCCTGGGCCAAGCCCGCCGCCGGCGGTACCGTCCTGTCCCAGGACGGCGTCAACACCGCCGGCTTCAAACTCTGGGCCGAGAACGGATCCTGGCGCTTCGCCATGAGCCGGTCCGACGTGGCCAGTCCCGTCTGGGACACCGCCACCGCGCCCGCGGGCAGCGCCCCGGCAGGCGTCTGGTCACAGGTCGCCGTGACCTACAAGGCCGCCACCGGCGTCGCGATCCTCTGGGTCAACGGACGGAACGTCGCCAGCGTGCGGCACACGGTGAAGTGGAAGGCGACCGGCGCACTGCGCGCGGGCGCGCACAAGACCGGCGCCACCAGCCTCGGCGGCCACTTCAAGGGTGTCCTGTCCACTCTCCAGACCTGGAACGGGCTCTCGCGCACGCCCGCGCCGAACGATCACGACTTCGACGGGGACGGCAGGAACGATGTCATCATCACCGACGCGGCCGGTGACCTGTGGATGTACCCGAGCCAGGGCGGCTCGGGACTGAACACCGTCAGCGGCGCCAACCGGGTGAAGATCGGCACCGGGTGGGGCTCGCTGAAGTGGATCGTCACCGACTGGGACGCCGACGGCCTGGCCGACGTCGTCATGAAGGACTCCGGCGGCGATCTGTGGATGTATCCCAACCAGAACGGACGGCTGGTGTCCGGCGCCAGGAAGCTGGTCGGCACCGGCTGGGCCAACTACGTCCACGCCGCGGGGAACGCCAACAGCAGGCCGGACGCCGATCTGTTCGGCGTCAACAACAGCAACGGCGCGCTGTACTACTACCCCGACGGGGGCGGCAAGACGCCGATCGGCAACAGCGGCTGGACCGGCTACCGCGTCTTCCCCGCCGACTTCAACGGCGACGACCGCGCCGATGTCATGGCGATCGACACCTCGGGCGAGCTCTGGTTCTACGCGAACACCAGCCAGAACGGGGTCACGCTGGCCGGCCGTACCCAGTCCGGCACCGGCTGGAGCACCTACAAGCTCGCCGCCATGGATCTGAGCGGCGACGGCAAGACCGACCTGGTCGCCCTCGACGGCAGCCGTAATCTGTGGGTCTATCCCGGCCTGGGCAACGGCCGCTTCGGCAGCCGCTCGCAGATCGGAACCGGCTGGACGGTCAACGCCATCGGCTGA
- a CDS encoding sigma-70 family RNA polymerase sigma factor: protein MPDDDRAFSYHDQLTGTTSDHPATTLRSQFLKLFDGEHRKVVGAVMRCGASLPEAEDAAQEAFMALWKQMKKQQDGTERISKVPEWLRTVAVKAYWRSLQPAITAVAEVPAPHAAVDDHQDLAARTIDVMTALRELDPDTRMILALSMEGFTAVELAAQLEHLSAQQIRDKRKRGRRHLARRLGLTSRRRAD, encoded by the coding sequence ATGCCTGACGACGACCGGGCCTTCTCGTATCACGACCAGCTCACCGGCACCACCTCGGACCACCCGGCCACCACGCTGCGCAGCCAGTTCCTGAAGCTGTTCGACGGCGAACATCGCAAGGTGGTGGGCGCGGTGATGCGCTGCGGCGCCTCGCTGCCGGAGGCGGAGGACGCCGCCCAGGAAGCCTTCATGGCGCTGTGGAAGCAGATGAAGAAGCAACAGGATGGCACCGAACGCATCAGCAAGGTGCCGGAGTGGTTGCGGACGGTGGCGGTCAAGGCTTACTGGCGGTCGTTGCAGCCGGCGATCACGGCCGTGGCCGAAGTACCCGCGCCCCACGCCGCCGTGGACGATCACCAGGACCTGGCCGCCCGCACGATCGACGTCATGACGGCCCTGCGGGAGCTCGATCCCGACACCCGCATGATCCTCGCCCTGTCCATGGAGGGCTTCACCGCCGTAGAACTGGCCGCTCAGCTGGAGCACCTGAGCGCACAACAGATACGCGACAAGCGGAAGCGGGGCCGCCGGCATCTGGCCCGCCGGCTGGGCCTCACGTCCAGAAGGAGGGCCGACTGA
- a CDS encoding ArsR/SmtB family transcription factor encodes MSTEPVMHTPAAMKALASPLRREILRHLANHGPATSTTLARAMGQNTGTTSYHLRMLSDTGFVTELRERAKGRERWWDVVKADRRTPARESLTDADQDLAERLGDSKLAEDLRLLSAFARNRDEESDWQQSSRAGTFMTKAQLKEFHEEYLKLVHRFSVDRDAAPADARMVLLRWVGFPDPRGS; translated from the coding sequence ATGTCCACCGAACCGGTCATGCACACCCCGGCGGCGATGAAGGCACTGGCCAGCCCCCTGCGGCGAGAGATCCTCAGGCACCTCGCCAACCACGGACCGGCCACCTCCACCACGCTGGCCAGGGCCATGGGCCAGAACACCGGGACCACCAGCTACCACCTGCGCATGTTGTCCGACACGGGGTTCGTGACCGAGCTGCGCGAGCGCGCCAAGGGGCGGGAACGCTGGTGGGACGTCGTCAAGGCCGACCGGCGCACGCCTGCCCGCGAGAGCCTGACCGATGCCGACCAGGACCTCGCCGAGCGGCTCGGCGACTCCAAACTCGCCGAAGACCTGCGGCTGCTGTCGGCCTTCGCCCGCAACAGGGACGAGGAGAGCGACTGGCAGCAGAGCTCCCGCGCCGGCACCTTCATGACCAAGGCGCAGCTCAAGGAGTTCCACGAGGAGTACCTCAAGCTGGTGCACCGCTTCAGCGTCGACCGCGACGCCGCGCCCGCCGACGCCCGGATGGTCCTGCTGCGCTGGGTCGGGTTCCCCGACCCCCGCGGCTCCTGA